In the genome of Curtobacterium sp. MCLR17_036, the window GCGAGCAGCACGACCCCGACCGCGATCGGGGCGACGAAGCCCATCACGCCGATGAGCGGGTTCGGGAACCCGAGCAGGTGGCCCTGCCAGCTCGTCATGACCTGCGAGCAGTTCACGAACGGGCTGACGTCGCAGCTCAGCACGGCCTTCGGGTTCTCGTACTTCGCGAACTCGTCGAGCACGAGCCGGAAGGCCGCGTACAGCGACACCGCTCCGGTGACGACGAGGAAGACCGCCATCGCGATCGGACGACGAGTGGTGCGTGCAGACGTGGTCACGCCGTCATCATCGCACGGGGCTTCCGGTCCTTTCCTGGCGGGGCGTGCGATACTTCCTGGAGGTCGTGCGGGCAACCGCACACCGATGAGAGCTTTCCGGGCGGCGCCCCTCAAAGGCGGTGCCCGGACGACCGGGTGCGGTGAGAGCGCACTGTGGTCGGGCCAGCGTCACTCCGACGCCGAGCCGGTCCGGGCCGGGTGCCCGGGGCGGAACGCGCGCGGACGCACCAGAAGTTGACGCGACCGACCACGAGACAGCGAGCGCGGGGGCGTCGACGCCGCCCGCCACAACGACAGAATTCCCGCCACCCGACAGGGTGCGAGTGGGGGCCGAGGAGTGCGCCAGTTCATGGTGGAGCAGAACAACGACAACACGACCAACGACGAGAACGCGCCGAAGCGCCGGAGCCGCCTGTTCGGCGGACGCCGCGCCCGGTCGTCCGGGCAGGAGGCGCCGGGGAGCGCCGCCGCGTCGACCCCCGTCGACGAGACGCCGGCGCTGACCGACGGCGCGGACGCCGGGACGACGGCGCCCGACACCACGGTGCCGGACACGACGGCGGTGTCCGACGACGCGGCCGCACCGACGGTGCTGTCGACGGACACCGGGACGGTCACCGTCGCGGTCGAGCCGGTCGCCGCCCAGAGCGGCGAGCCCGACGACGTGAGCACCCTGACCGGCGACCTGCCGGTGGTCGAGGCCGAGCCGGCGGCGACCGCAGCGGACGCCGACGAGGCGAGCGGTGCCTCCCGTGCGGACGGTACCGAGCCGACGACCGAGGCGAGCGCACCCGCCGCCCCCGCCGACGAGCCCTACGTGCCGAAGGCCACGAGCACGCTCAGCCTGATCTTCCACGCCCCGGTGCTGCCGGAGCTGCCCCAGCGCGCGCCGCGGCGCGAGCGCGACGACCGTGACGACCGCTGGGACGACCGCGACGAGCGGGACGACCGCGACGACCGTGACGAGCAGGGCGGACCGCGCCGTCGCTCGCGTCGCCGGGGGAGCAGCGCGGACCGCGAGGTCCGCGAGCCCCGCGACCACCAGGAGCCGCGCCGACGCGAGCCGGAGCTCATCACCGAGCCGCAGCGGATCAAGGGCTCGACCCGCCTCGAGGCGAAGAAGCAGCGCCGTCGCGACGGCCGTGACGCCGGCCGCCGCCGCCAGGTCGTCAGCGAGGACGAGTTCCTCGCCCGTCGCGAGAGCGTCGACCGCCAGATGATCGTGCGGTCGAGCTCGTCGACCATCGAGATCGGCGTGCTCGAGGACGGCATCCTCGCCGAGCACTACATCACGAAGTCCGAGAACGTGTCGCTCATCGGCAACGTCTACCTCGGCAAGGTGCAGAACGTCCTGCCCTCGATGGAGGCGGCGTTCGTCGACATCGGCCGCGGCCGCAACGCGGTGCTCTACGCCGGCGAGGTCGACTGGAACTCGGTCGACACCAGCCACGGCCGTCGGATCGAAGCGGCGCTCAAGCCGGGCGACAAGGTGCTCGTTCAGGTCACGAAGGACCCGGTCGGCCACAAGGGTGCCCGCCTCACGAGCCAGGTCTCGCTGCCCGGCCGCTACCTGGTCTACGTGCCCAACGGCTCGATGAACGGGATCTCGCGCAAGCTGCCGGACACCGAGCGTGCCCGCCTCAAGAAGATCCTCAAGGAGGTCCTGCCGGAGCACGCGGGCGTCATCGTGCGCACCGCTGCGGAGGGCGCGACCGAGGAGCAGCTGACCCGCGACGTGCAGCGGCTGACCAGCCAGTGGGAGGCCATCCAGAAGAAGGTCGCCGGTGGCCAGGCCCCGGTCATGCTGCACTCCGAGCCCGACCTGCTCGTGAAGATCGTCCGCGACGTCTTCAACGAGGACTTCACGAAGCTCATCATCGACGGCGAGGCCGCCGGTGGCACCATCGACGAGTACCTGTCGGCGGTCGCGCCGGACCTCAAGGACCGCGTGGTCCGCTACGAGGGCCCGGACTCCTTCGAGGAGTTCCGCCTCAACGAGCAGATCGACAAGGCGCTCGACCGCAAGGTGTGGCTGCCCTCCGGTGGCTCGCTCGTCATCGACCGCACCGAGGCCATGACGGTCGTCGACGTCAACACCGGGAAGTTCGTCGGCTCCGGCGGCAACCTGGAGGAGACGGTCACGAAGAACAACCTCGAGGCCGCCGAGGAGATCGTCCGCCAGCTCCGCCTGCGCGACATCGGCGGCATCATCGTCGTCGACTTCATCGACATGGTGCTCGAGGAGAACCGCGACCTCGTGCTCCGCCGCCTGGTCGAGTGCCTGAGCCGCGACCGCACGAAGCACCAGGTCGCCGAGATCACCTCGCTCGGCCTCGTGCAGATGACCCGCAAGAAGATCGGTGTCGGGCTGCGCGAGTCCCTCGACGAGGTCAACGCGAAGATCAACGACAACAACGCCGACCCGGGTCCGAGCAAGGGCCGTCGCAAGGGTCGCGGCGGTGCCGGTGGCAACGGCAACGGCGGCAACGGGTCGAACGGCTCGGGCTCGTCGAACGGCTCCGGCTCGAACGGGCAGTCGTCGCACGCGACCCAGGCGCACCAGATCACCGACGACGTGAAGAACGCGCTGTCGCGGATCGCGGCGTCGACCATCGCGCACGACGAGCAGGACGCCGCCGGTGTCGCCTCGCCGGCCGCCCCGACCTCGGCGGACGCCCCGGGGTCGGCTGCGGGGTCCGCTCCGTCCGACGGCGAGCAGCCCACCGGGTCGAAGCGTCGCCGTCGCGGTGGCCGTGGCAGCCGGAACACCGAGCAGCAGGCTCCGACGACCGGCACGGAGCAGCAGGCTTCGTCGACCGGCACGGAGCAGCAGGCTTCGACGACCAGCACCGAGCAGCAGGCCGCGACGACCGACGCCGGTGCGTCGGCGCCCGAGGCCCCTGCCGCCCCTGCGGCCGAACCGGCCCCCGAGGCGCCCGTCGCCGCTGCACCGGAGGCGTCCGCTGCGCCGGGCGCTGCCGCTGCGCCCGCCGCTGCTGCTGCGCCCGCCGCTGCCGCTGCACCCGCTGCCGAGCCGAAGGCCGCCAGGGCCCAGGGGCGTCGACGGGTGAGCTCGAGTGCCCCGGTCACCCCGACCGAGAACACCGTGGCGATCCTCGACATCCCGCTGAGCGCGGCACCGAAGCGCGAGCCGCGCCAGGTCGCCCCGGACGCCGAGTCCCTGCTCGACTCCGTGCTGCAGGCGCTGCCCGAGCCGAAGCAGCCGGGGCAGGGCCGTTCGCGGTCCCGCCGGGTGTCGTCGCCGAGCATCAGCGCGCCGGCGACGGACACCGACGCAGACGGCTCCGTGGTCACGGGGGACTGACGATGGCGAACCCCGGCGACCCGCAGCGCGACCGCGGGTACTACGGTGCGGGCTGGTCCCAGCCCGCACCGCCGGTGCCACCGGCACCCGCGCAGTCGGCCGGGGCCGTGCGGCCGTACGGTGGCCAGCCCGGCGCCGGGGGGCCGTACGCGCCCCCACGCCCGCCGCGCAGGTCCCGTCCCGCCGGGGACCCGCGTCGCGCGTTCGCGCCCGGCGCCTCGGTCACGAACACGACCGGCGCGCTCATCGCCGTCGTGTCGTTGGTCCTCGTGCAGTTCGTCTCCGGCGCGGTCGGGCTGCTCGGCACGGCACTCGTCGTCCACCCGTTCTCGCGCTACGGGCCCGGTGCCGACCTGCTCGGCAGCTTCACGGACGGGGTCTTCCTGGCACCGTTCCCGTTCTACGCCGGAGCCTTCCTGGCCCTGGCGTTCCTCACGCCGATCGCCCGCCGCAGCCCGCTGCCGACGGTGCTCCTGCGTGCGGTGCTCGCCGGTGCCGCCGGGACGGTCGCGCTCGCCCTGGTCGGCGTCTTCACGGGATCGTTCGCCGCGGTCGGGTCCGGTGCGTCCCGGCTGGTCGTGGACGTCCTCACGACGCCGCTGCGGAACGGCCTGCCGTTCACCGTGATGCTCCTGGCGACCGCCACCGCCGCCTGGCTCTGGCTCGGACGACCCCGGCGTGGTCGCGGCACGGGCGGTGCGCCCGGACAGCCGGGCACGGTCCGACCGGCCGACGCCGTCCCGCCGTCGACCGTCCAGCCCTCCGCCGCGCAGCCGCAGCCGCCGCAGCAGCGCGCCTCCGGCCCGTACGGGCCGTCCACCGGGCAGCCGGGCCAGCCGGGCCAGCAGCCTCCCTGGGCGCCGCCGCCGGCCCACTAGGGCGGGCGGCGGCCCGGAGACCGTTCCGGGCACGGACGGGAGGCCCGTGGCGGACGCCGCCACGGGCCTCCCGTCCGGCGTCCGGTCCGGACCAGGGCAGGGCGCGCCGTGCACGTCGGTGACCACGGACGGCGGTGCGCGCTGCCGTCCGTGCGCGCTGCCGTCGGTGTTGGTTGCCGTCGGTGCTGGTTGCCAGCCGTGCTGGTTGCCGTGCGTGCTGGTTGACGTCGGTCCGGGTTACGGTCAGTGCGCGCGCTTGTCGCGCTGCGGCACCCGGAGGCCGCTGCGGATCAGGCGCAGCACGAGCTCGCGACCGGTGACCGCGGACGCCCCCGCGGCGACCAGTTCGTCGTAGCGGGCGAGCGGCACGTCGTAGTGGTCGTGGTCGAACGCGCGACGCGGCACGCCGACCCGGTCGGCGAAGGCGTGCAGTTCCGCGTAGGATGCATCACTGACGAGGTGCGACCACAGTGTGTCGTGGGCGGGCCACGTCGGTGGGTCGATCAACACGGTCACCGTGCAATGGTACGTGTGTCGCCGTTTGACCGGACCCATGGTGATCGAGTATTCTCGATCCCTGGTGTCAGCGGGCCGTTCTGCCTGCGTCGCCGATCGGGCCCGGCCTCCGGGAGCCGCTCGTGCAGAAGTGGGCACCCGAGACTTCCCTCAAGCAGAGTTACGTAAGGATTTCCACGTGGTTTACGCAGTAGTGCGCGCCGGCGGCCGTCAGGAGAAGGTCGAGGTCGGCACCATCCTGACCGTCGACCGTGTCAAGGCGGACGACCAGGGCAACATCGACCTCGCCCCCGTGCTCCTCGTGGACGGTGACAAGATCACGTCGGCGGCCTCCGAGCTCGCGAACGTGACCGTCACCGCCGAGGTGCTGGACGACCTCCGCGGTCCGAAGGTCATCATCCAGAAGTTCAAGAACAAGACCGGGTACAAGAAGCGTCAGGGTTTCCGCGCTGAGCTGACCCGCGTCAAGATCACCAAGATCGCGTAAGGGAGTCCACTCATGGCACACAAGAAGGGTGCGAGTTCCACTCGCAACGGTCGTGACTCGAACGCTCAGCGCCTCGGCGTGAAGCGCTTCGGTGGCGAGGTCGTCAACGCCGGCGAGATCATCATCCGCCAGCGTGGGACCCACTTCCACCCCGGCGCCAACGTCGGCCGTGGTGGCGACGACACGCTGTTCGCCCTCTCGGCCGGTTCGGTCGAGTTCGGCACCAAGGGT includes:
- a CDS encoding Rne/Rng family ribonuclease, producing the protein MVEQNNDNTTNDENAPKRRSRLFGGRRARSSGQEAPGSAAASTPVDETPALTDGADAGTTAPDTTVPDTTAVSDDAAAPTVLSTDTGTVTVAVEPVAAQSGEPDDVSTLTGDLPVVEAEPAATAADADEASGASRADGTEPTTEASAPAAPADEPYVPKATSTLSLIFHAPVLPELPQRAPRRERDDRDDRWDDRDERDDRDDRDEQGGPRRRSRRRGSSADREVREPRDHQEPRRREPELITEPQRIKGSTRLEAKKQRRRDGRDAGRRRQVVSEDEFLARRESVDRQMIVRSSSSTIEIGVLEDGILAEHYITKSENVSLIGNVYLGKVQNVLPSMEAAFVDIGRGRNAVLYAGEVDWNSVDTSHGRRIEAALKPGDKVLVQVTKDPVGHKGARLTSQVSLPGRYLVYVPNGSMNGISRKLPDTERARLKKILKEVLPEHAGVIVRTAAEGATEEQLTRDVQRLTSQWEAIQKKVAGGQAPVMLHSEPDLLVKIVRDVFNEDFTKLIIDGEAAGGTIDEYLSAVAPDLKDRVVRYEGPDSFEEFRLNEQIDKALDRKVWLPSGGSLVIDRTEAMTVVDVNTGKFVGSGGNLEETVTKNNLEAAEEIVRQLRLRDIGGIIVVDFIDMVLEENRDLVLRRLVECLSRDRTKHQVAEITSLGLVQMTRKKIGVGLRESLDEVNAKINDNNADPGPSKGRRKGRGGAGGNGNGGNGSNGSGSSNGSGSNGQSSHATQAHQITDDVKNALSRIAASTIAHDEQDAAGVASPAAPTSADAPGSAAGSAPSDGEQPTGSKRRRRGGRGSRNTEQQAPTTGTEQQASSTGTEQQASTTSTEQQAATTDAGASAPEAPAAPAAEPAPEAPVAAAPEASAAPGAAAAPAAAAAPAAAAAPAAEPKAARAQGRRRVSSSAPVTPTENTVAILDIPLSAAPKREPRQVAPDAESLLDSVLQALPEPKQPGQGRSRSRRVSSPSISAPATDTDADGSVVTGD
- a CDS encoding DUF4031 domain-containing protein, whose product is MTVLIDPPTWPAHDTLWSHLVSDASYAELHAFADRVGVPRRAFDHDHYDVPLARYDELVAAGASAVTGRELVLRLIRSGLRVPQRDKRAH
- the rpmA gene encoding 50S ribosomal protein L27, translated to MAHKKGASSTRNGRDSNAQRLGVKRFGGEVVNAGEIIIRQRGTHFHPGANVGRGGDDTLFALSAGSVEFGTKGGRKVINIVNA
- the rplU gene encoding 50S ribosomal protein L21 — its product is MVYAVVRAGGRQEKVEVGTILTVDRVKADDQGNIDLAPVLLVDGDKITSAASELANVTVTAEVLDDLRGPKVIIQKFKNKTGYKKRQGFRAELTRVKITKIA